GCTCTTCTGATCGATTCTCCGGCAGCTCTTCGCTGATTGGTATAATCGACAAGCATGATCGCATTCTTACACACCAGACCAATCAACATGATTACCCCTAAAATGGTAAAGATATTCAATGTGTTGTTCGTAAGTGCCAGAGCGAATAATACTCCAATGAACGAAAGCGGAATAGCAAATAATACGACAAACGGGTGAACGAAACTGTCATATAATCCAACCATTACTAGGTAAACCAAAATAATAGCGGCCAATAATGCGATTCCTAAAGTACCAAAACCTTCTGACTGGTTTTCCTGGTCTCCACCCCAGATATAGTTTACTCCGGTTGGTTTTTGTAATTTATCCAGTTTTTCCTGCCATTGCGTAACGATTGTTCCGGCTGGAACCCCAACGTTTTGACCTTGTACGGTTACAGAAGCTGTTTTATCTCTACGTTCTAATTTACTTGGTCCTGAACCTTCAGTAATAGTAGCAAATTGGTTTAATTTAATCTGCTGGCCTGCATTGTTTATGAAAATCAAGTTGCTGACATCTGTGATATTTTTTCTGTCAAATTCGTTGTATTTGATGTTGATATCATATTCGTATTCACCAGCTCTAAATTTACCATCAGTATTACCACTGTAAGCTGTCTGCATTGTTAAACCAACCGTTTGAAGTGTTAATCCTAATGCTGCCATTTTATCTCTGTCTACCTGAACGTTGATCTCAGGGTTTCCATCTTCAACTGTTAATTTAATCTCAGTTGTTCCCGGAATTGTACGCAATTCAGCTTCGGCCATTTTAGCAAACTTCATAGCACTTTCTACGTTTGGACCTGTTACGATCAAACCTAAAGTTGCATCTTCGGCAGTACCTAAGATACCTACCGGAACTGTCTTAACTTTAGCACCAACCAGAACTTTTTCCAGTTTACGTTTTGTTTTTGCAGCATAAACGTTGGCATCGTCTGTACGATCTTTTTGATCGATCATTTTAACGTCAATCTCTGCTTTATAAGCCGTTGCCTGAGCTGCTCCTAAACCTTCACTGGTTTGACCAACTGTTGTAATCTGGCTTAAAACATATTTCTCTCCTTTTAAGAAAGCTTCTGCTTTTTGCGTCATAAAGTTAGTCTGCTCTAATGAAGCATCTTTTGGCATCTCGATTTGTACTAAGAACTCACCACTATCAGATGATGCGAAGAATTCTCCTCCAATGTATCCGCCTCCCATTAACCAGAAGATCGAGCCAAAGAACATTACTAATACAACCACAATAGTTTTAATATAGTGATCTAAACACCAGTTTAGTAAGTTTGATACCCAGTCCGTAAAACGGGTTAAGTAGCTTTCGAATCCAAGGATAACTTTTCCGAAAAGGTTTTTACCTTCAATATGCTCTAATTTTCCAAAACGTGAAGACAACCAAGGAATAATTGTAAACGAAGCCAATAAAGAGAACATGGTTGATATAATTACCGTAACACAGAACTGTGTGATAATGTTAGATACCAATCCGGTACTCATTGCAATTGGCAGGAACACCACCACAATTACCAATGTAATCGAAGTTACTGTACCGCCAATTTCGGCAGTTCCGTCGTAAGCGGCACGGATTCGGCTTTTACCCATCTCCATGTGTCGGTAAATATTCTCAAGTACCACAATCGCATCATCCACAAGAATACCAACAACAAGAGATAAACCAAGTAAAGACATTAAGTTAAGTGTATAACCTAATAAATAGATACCAATAAAGGTTGCGATCAAAGATGCAGGAATAGACACCATTACGATCAACGAGTTTCTAATACTGTGCAGGAAAAATAACATTACAAATGCTACCAGAATAACCGCAATTAATAAATCGTGTACAACAGAGTCTGCTGCTTCAAGAGTAAAGACTGTACTGTCTTTTGCTACTTCTAATTTTAACTGAGCCGATTTGTAATCCTGCTCTAACGTTTTGATTGTTTTAATCAACTGCTCGCTTACCGCAACGGCATTGGCATCTGATTGTTTTACAATTTGAAGTACAATCGCACTTTTTTGATCTACACGCGCAATTTTCTCCGCGATTTTTTGTGTATCCTGGACATCGGCGATATCACCTAAACGAACCTGGATTCCGTTTTGAGAAGAAACTACAAGGTTTCTTAATTCTTCAACGTTTTTATATTTACCCGCTAAACGGATTAAGATTTTTTGGTTACGAGTCTGGATGTTACCTGTAGGGAAATCAAGATTCGAACTTAAAATTGTTTGTTGTACTTGTGGAACAGAAAGTCCGTAACCCTGCATTTTAACAGCGTCAAGGTTTACCTGAATCTCACGTTCCTGACCACCAATAATATTTACCTGAGCAACCCCTTGTACACGGGATAAAACCGGTGCAATCTTTTTATCGATCAAATCGTAGAAAGCTGCTTCGTCCATTTTACCGTTGGCACCAAGTGTCATAATTGGTAAATCACTCAAAGAGAATTTAGTCAGCGACGGCGGATCGGCATCATCCGGAAGATCACTCAAAATTGCATTAATTTTACGCTGCGCATCATTCATTGAAATATCTACATTGGCAGTAGAAAGTAATGTAATAGACACTACAGAAAGACTCTCGTAGGATTTTGAATCAATTTTCTTGATATTTTCCAGAGACGCAATCGCATCCTCTATCTTTTTGGTTACTGTATTTTCAACCTCACTTGGAGAAGCTCCCGGATAAACAGTTGAAACCGTAATTACGTTGGTTTCGAATTTTGGGATCAGCTCGTAGCCTAATTGGCTGTAGCTGAACAATCCACCTAGTGTCAGAATTGTAAACAATACAATTACCAACGACGGACGTTTTATGGATATTTCGGCTAATTTCATATATCTTATTTTTGGCTGTAGGCAGTGTGCTGTAGGCTTTAGGCTTTTATTAAAAGGCTTAAAGCTTATCGCTTACGGCTTAAAGCGGTATAATTATTTAATAATTTCTACTGTATTTCCGTCTTGTAAGTTAATCTGACCAGTTACAATTACTGTTTCTCCGTCATTTAAACCGTTGATGATTTCAACTTTATCTCCTAAGATTCTTCCTGCTACTACTTTTTTCAACTTAGCAGTATTGTTTTCGACAACAAAGATTTCATTGCTGCTTACACTTCCAACAAATGCATTTCTAGGAACTACTTTTAAGTTTTGTTTTTGGCTGTTAGATCCAAAGTTTGCTGTTCCGTACATACCTGCTTTCAGGTCGTTGTTTGCATTGTTTGTAATTTCAATTTCAACAGGGAAGTTTAAAGAAGCATCTGCTTTTGCAGCGATAAAAGTAATTTTTCCTGAGAATGTTTTATCAGGATAAACACTTGCTGTAATGTTTACTGTGTTTCCTAATTTTAAACTAGCTACCTGACTTTCGTTTACGGTAACAGTTAATTTTAATTTAGAAACGTTTACAATATCAAATAAAGCAGTTGCAGGCATTCCGGCTAAAATAGATCCCGGTTCGATATATTTTTTGTTGATGTATCCGTTAATTGGAGCTTTAACTTTAGTATCTCCAACATTGATGTTTGCTTGTTTCAAATTAGATTCTGCATTTGTTAAAGCTAATTTTGCCTGATCTAATTGTTGTCTTGTCACACCGCCGGTTTGAAATGCATTTTCGTATCTTGTATAATCTGATTTTGCATTTTGGTAAGCAGCCTGTGCTTGCTGTGCATTTACATTAATAACATCTCCTCTCATAGTTAATAATGTCTGTCCTACTCTTACATAATCACCTTCTTTAACTAAAACGCTGATTACTTTTCCTGATTTTTCGGCAGAGTACGTCAATTCCTGAATTGGCACAAAATTTCCGTTTGCAGCAAAACCAAGATTTACATCTTCTGTTTTAACTGTTGCTACTTTTACAGAAACTGCAGCATTTTTTTCGGCTACAATTGCCGTTTTGCCTTCGTTTTCCGCTTTGTTTTTATTTAAGATATAGCTAATCCCGAAAAAAGCTGCAGCTATGATTACGATTGTTATAATTATTTTCTTCATTGTAATTAGTTATTTAATAAGAGATTTAAGTTCGCCTTTTGATTTGATTAGAGATATTTCGGCAATTTTGTAATTTAAAACTGCTCTTGTGTAATTATTCTGAGCTTCAAGTGATGCATTTTCTGC
This portion of the Flavobacterium gelatinilyticum genome encodes:
- a CDS encoding efflux RND transporter permease subunit, which gives rise to MKLAEISIKRPSLVIVLFTILTLGGLFSYSQLGYELIPKFETNVITVSTVYPGASPSEVENTVTKKIEDAIASLENIKKIDSKSYESLSVVSITLLSTANVDISMNDAQRKINAILSDLPDDADPPSLTKFSLSDLPIMTLGANGKMDEAAFYDLIDKKIAPVLSRVQGVAQVNIIGGQEREIQVNLDAVKMQGYGLSVPQVQQTILSSNLDFPTGNIQTRNQKILIRLAGKYKNVEELRNLVVSSQNGIQVRLGDIADVQDTQKIAEKIARVDQKSAIVLQIVKQSDANAVAVSEQLIKTIKTLEQDYKSAQLKLEVAKDSTVFTLEAADSVVHDLLIAVILVAFVMLFFLHSIRNSLIVMVSIPASLIATFIGIYLLGYTLNLMSLLGLSLVVGILVDDAIVVLENIYRHMEMGKSRIRAAYDGTAEIGGTVTSITLVIVVVFLPIAMSTGLVSNIITQFCVTVIISTMFSLLASFTIIPWLSSRFGKLEHIEGKNLFGKVILGFESYLTRFTDWVSNLLNWCLDHYIKTIVVVLVMFFGSIFWLMGGGYIGGEFFASSDSGEFLVQIEMPKDASLEQTNFMTQKAEAFLKGEKYVLSQITTVGQTSEGLGAAQATAYKAEIDVKMIDQKDRTDDANVYAAKTKRKLEKVLVGAKVKTVPVGILGTAEDATLGLIVTGPNVESAMKFAKMAEAELRTIPGTTEIKLTVEDGNPEINVQVDRDKMAALGLTLQTVGLTMQTAYSGNTDGKFRAGEYEYDINIKYNEFDRKNITDVSNLIFINNAGQQIKLNQFATITEGSGPSKLERRDKTASVTVQGQNVGVPAGTIVTQWQEKLDKLQKPTGVNYIWGGDQENQSEGFGTLGIALLAAIILVYLVMVGLYDSFVHPFVVLFAIPLSFIGVLFALALTNNTLNIFTILGVIMLIGLVCKNAIMLVDYTNQRRAAGESIRRALIQANHARLRPILMTTIAMVFGMFPIALAAGAGAEWKNGLAWVIIGGLISSLFLTLIVVPVIYDIMEKIIRKFSKGEKIDYEAEMVADYEHTELSEDGFNPKHTH
- a CDS encoding efflux RND transporter periplasmic adaptor subunit, which codes for MKKIIITIVIIAAAFFGISYILNKNKAENEGKTAIVAEKNAAVSVKVATVKTEDVNLGFAANGNFVPIQELTYSAEKSGKVISVLVKEGDYVRVGQTLLTMRGDVINVNAQQAQAAYQNAKSDYTRYENAFQTGGVTRQQLDQAKLALTNAESNLKQANINVGDTKVKAPINGYINKKYIEPGSILAGMPATALFDIVNVSKLKLTVTVNESQVASLKLGNTVNITASVYPDKTFSGKITFIAAKADASLNFPVEIEITNNANNDLKAGMYGTANFGSNSQKQNLKVVPRNAFVGSVSSNEIFVVENNTAKLKKVVAGRILGDKVEIINGLNDGETVIVTGQINLQDGNTVEIIK